From the genome of Spinacia oleracea cultivar Varoflay chromosome 2, BTI_SOV_V1, whole genome shotgun sequence, one region includes:
- the LOC110775395 gene encoding uncharacterized protein: MDHNYHGHHQYRSPFGDTTYTKVFVGGLAWETPTEKMRAYFDQFGEILEAVIITDKNTAKSKGYGFVTFRDPAAATRACLDANPMIDGRRANCNIASFGRPRPSPPRGRSNQGGVAIQGQQASSSSSYSGMPTPQQTLPTPYFYPYGYPYTAYGYQGVYNPQQMQQQSQQYYAQFYGAAAAAAAAAAAASPSNSSLGTPFYYGGYSLPNTATTRTPGFSSPTPAHRIAAPSYVYYPTPVDGGAGTFPTPYPAAAAAVPSAPPASLQHPSNTPQVPSSTEESQAQQSTSVETDTVVIHSSEGPSN, translated from the exons ATGGATCATAATTACCATGGACATCATCAATACAGATCACCCTTTGGAGATACAACATACACAAAAGTCTTTGTTGGAGGGTTAGCATGGGAAACTCCTACAGAAAAAATGCGTGCTTATTTTGATCAATTTGGGGAGATTCTTGAGGCTGTCATCATCACTGATAAGAACACTGCCAAGTCCAAAGGCTATGGTTTc GTAACGTTTCGAGACCCTGCGGCCGCGACAAGGGCGTGTTTGGATGCTAATCCGATGATTGATGGACGAAGAGCAAATTGTAACATTGCTTCTTTTGGTCGCCCTAGGCCTTCACCACCAAGAG GTAGAAGTAATCAAGGAGGAGTAGCAATACAAGGACAACAGGCATCATCGTCGTCGTCGTATAGTGGAATGCCAACGCCACAACAGACATTGCCAACACCTTATTTTTATCCTTATGG GTACCCTTATACAGCCTATGGTTACCAA GGGGTATACAATCCACAACAAATGCAACAGCAATCACAACAATACTATGCACAATTCTATGGTGCTGCTGCTGCAGCTGCAGCTGCAGCTGCAGCTGCTTCCCCTTCTAATTCATCTTTAGGGACACccttttattatggtggttATTCTTTGCCTAATACTGCTACTACTCGAACTCCCGGTTTTTCGTCCCCGACTCCGGCTCATCGGATTGCTGCTCCCTCTTACGTTTACTACCCTACGCCGGTGGACGGTGGGGCTGGAACCTTTCCAACACCGTACCCTGCGGCGGCGGCGGCTGTTCCCTCTGCTCCTCCTGCAAGTCTACAACACCCTTCTAATACTCCCCAAGTCCCTTCTTCTACAG AGGAATCACAAGCTCAACAAAGCACCTCCGTAGAGACGGACACCGTGGTAATCCATTCTTCCGAGGGTCCAAGCAATTGA